A single window of Candidatus Dependentiae bacterium DNA harbors:
- the ffh gene encoding signal recognition particle protein codes for MFDFLSQKFSGILGWMKDKGRLTEENIQDAVNQVQNALLDADVPYELVQSFLSGIKSEIINKKLQSGLRPGEKFIKIVYDKLLEFLGGGNNLVVDSFQIPSVIMVMGLQGSGKTTTVAKLANYILKQAKKNGKNRKILLASVDFYRPAAIEQLKILAKQVGVDFYAPDTSNSLKAAQDIYNYYKKNSYQLLFLDTAGRLHIDQEMIEELKQIDKNLEPKYKILVLDSMTGQESLNVAKVFDKSVGFNSAILTKMDSDTRGGAAFSFKYELKKNIIFVGSGEKIDDIESFIPERMASRILGMGDILTLIEKSQDLIDEKKSGDIANKLMAGNFTLQDFLDQIAMVSKMGSLQKIAKYLPGANAISPEMLEKSQEEMKKFKAIISSMTKKERFLPQILDASRKKRIALGSGVLVSDINILLQKFEQSKQFAKMFRKFKPF; via the coding sequence ATGTTTGATTTTTTATCGCAAAAATTTTCCGGAATTTTGGGATGGATGAAGGATAAAGGTCGTTTGACGGAAGAAAATATACAAGATGCCGTAAATCAAGTGCAAAATGCATTATTAGATGCTGATGTACCTTATGAATTGGTACAAAGTTTTTTATCCGGCATTAAAAGCGAAATTATAAATAAAAAGCTTCAGTCCGGATTGAGACCGGGTGAGAAATTTATAAAAATAGTCTATGACAAGCTTTTAGAATTTCTCGGGGGTGGAAACAATTTGGTTGTTGATTCTTTTCAAATTCCATCTGTAATAATGGTTATGGGCTTACAGGGTTCTGGTAAAACAACTACTGTAGCTAAGCTTGCAAATTATATTTTAAAGCAGGCTAAAAAAAATGGAAAAAATAGAAAAATACTTCTTGCTTCGGTAGATTTTTATAGACCAGCTGCAATTGAACAGTTAAAAATATTGGCAAAACAAGTTGGAGTTGATTTTTATGCTCCGGATACAAGTAACTCATTAAAAGCAGCTCAGGATATATACAATTATTATAAAAAAAATAGTTATCAACTTTTATTTTTAGATACAGCCGGACGTTTGCATATTGATCAAGAAATGATTGAAGAATTGAAGCAAATTGATAAAAATTTAGAGCCAAAATATAAAATTTTAGTTCTAGATTCCATGACAGGTCAGGAATCGCTTAATGTTGCTAAAGTTTTTGATAAATCGGTTGGTTTTAATTCGGCAATTTTAACTAAAATGGATAGTGATACCAGAGGTGGTGCTGCCTTTTCTTTCAAATATGAACTTAAAAAAAATATAATATTTGTGGGATCAGGTGAAAAGATTGATGATATTGAGAGTTTTATTCCGGAAAGAATGGCTTCAAGAATTTTGGGTATGGGTGATATTTTAACATTAATAGAAAAATCGCAAGATTTGATAGATGAAAAAAAGTCTGGTGATATAGCTAATAAGCTAATGGCCGGTAATTTTACATTACAAGATTTTTTGGATCAAATTGCAATGGTTTCCAAAATGGGATCTTTGCAGAAAATAGCTAAATATTTGCCCGGAGCAAACGCTATTTCCCCTGAAATGCTTGAAAAAAGTCAGGAAGAAATGAAGAAATTTAAAGCAATTATTTCTTCTATGACAAAAAAAGAACGTTTTTTGCCGCAAATATTGGATGCCTCAAGAAAAAAAAGAATAGCTTTGGGATCAGGCGTTTTAGTATCCGATATCAATATTTTGTTACAAAAATTTGAACAAAGTAAGCAATTTGCTAAAATGTTTAGAAAGTTTAAACCATTTTGA
- the rpsP gene encoding 30S ribosomal protein S16, with protein sequence MSVKIRLSRMGKNNRPYWRVVAVDSRKKRDGAFLENLGSYDPIKHDVLQLHTDRINDWVLKGAICSPAVKKLIKISK encoded by the coding sequence ATGTCAGTTAAAATTCGTCTTAGTCGCATGGGAAAGAATAATCGACCATATTGGCGAGTTGTTGCAGTTGATTCAAGAAAAAAGAGAGATGGCGCATTTTTGGAAAACCTTGGAAGTTACGATCCAATAAAGCATGATGTATTACAGCTTCATACAGATCGTATTAATGATTGGGTTTTAAAAGGAGCTATTTGCTCTCCTGCCGTTAAAAAACTTATTAAAATATCTAAGTAG
- a CDS encoding KH domain-containing protein, producing MLKELVEYIVKKLVDKPEKVVVTEICGEQATIIELRVAAEDLGKVIGKEGKTARAIRTLVHAAASKERKRAVLEILE from the coding sequence ATGCTTAAGGAACTTGTTGAATATATAGTTAAAAAGCTGGTAGATAAACCTGAAAAAGTTGTTGTTACGGAAATATGCGGAGAACAGGCCACTATAATTGAGTTACGTGTAGCTGCTGAGGATTTAGGTAAGGTTATTGGAAAAGAAGGTAAAACTGCAAGAGCTATTAGAACTTTAGTTCATGCTGCTGCAAGTAAAGAACGCAAAAGAGCCGTTCTTGAAATTTTAGAATAA
- the trmD gene encoding tRNA (guanosine(37)-N1)-methyltransferase TrmD: MNIMKITIITVFPEFYDSFFKHSLISRAIQNGVLSVNFIKFSDMCEPKERIDTQICGPGVGMLIKPEVVQNAIEKAENLWGQGFKIFFSPQGEKMDQILLKNLANNFLIKDSKKDEYNSKFNNNHIILVCARYEGLDQRVEDFYADLVLSVGDYVLMGGDLPAQLFIESFLRLVPGIIGKSESVEKDSFYGAFLDYPSYCLPKSWKNIDVPEVLLSGNHALIDEWRQNEAAKKTIFKRFDWFISSNPDINEIKTAKKFIPKHYVALMHSQVLVQGDKVGDTSITSLDIHDIARSSATYDIKNYFVVSGLKDQQKILNTFLDFWKSEDGKDYNFSRFQAVNRIIPALSFSDIIDKIKEIEGLEPIVITTSAKTSNLNNNGPKIIDYNSQGEIFSQKRPILFVFGTGQGLSNEILDKSDYLLLPIKGLSDYNHLSVRSAAAIILDRWLGLKNRVE; encoded by the coding sequence GTGAATATTATGAAAATTACTATCATTACGGTGTTTCCTGAATTTTATGATTCATTTTTTAAGCATAGTCTTATTTCAAGGGCCATACAGAATGGAGTCTTATCTGTAAATTTTATAAAATTTTCGGATATGTGTGAGCCTAAGGAGCGAATTGATACTCAAATTTGTGGCCCAGGTGTGGGCATGCTTATAAAACCTGAAGTTGTTCAAAATGCCATAGAAAAAGCAGAGAATCTTTGGGGGCAAGGATTTAAAATATTTTTTTCGCCTCAGGGTGAAAAAATGGATCAAATTTTATTAAAGAATTTAGCAAATAATTTTTTAATAAAAGATAGTAAAAAAGATGAATATAATTCTAAATTTAATAATAATCATATAATTCTGGTTTGTGCAAGATATGAAGGCCTAGATCAGCGAGTTGAAGATTTTTATGCTGATTTGGTTTTGTCTGTTGGCGATTATGTTTTGATGGGCGGCGATTTGCCGGCGCAACTTTTTATTGAAAGTTTTTTAAGATTAGTACCCGGAATCATTGGAAAATCAGAGTCTGTTGAAAAAGATTCTTTCTATGGTGCTTTTTTAGACTATCCAAGCTATTGTTTGCCAAAAAGTTGGAAAAATATCGATGTCCCTGAAGTTTTGTTGTCAGGCAATCATGCTTTAATTGATGAATGGCGACAAAATGAAGCTGCAAAAAAAACTATATTTAAGCGATTTGATTGGTTTATATCATCAAATCCTGATATTAATGAAATAAAAACAGCAAAGAAATTTATACCGAAACATTATGTTGCATTGATGCATTCGCAAGTGTTAGTTCAAGGTGACAAAGTAGGCGATACCTCGATTACATCTCTTGATATTCATGATATTGCAAGAAGTAGTGCCACTTATGACATTAAAAACTATTTTGTAGTATCCGGATTGAAAGATCAGCAAAAAATATTGAATACTTTCTTGGATTTTTGGAAGTCCGAGGATGGAAAAGATTATAATTTTAGTAGATTTCAAGCTGTGAATAGAATTATTCCGGCATTAAGTTTTTCAGATATTATTGATAAAATTAAAGAAATAGAGGGTCTTGAGCCTATAGTAATTACAACTTCAGCAAAAACATCTAATCTAAATAATAATGGGCCTAAAATAATAGATTATAATTCTCAAGGCGAAATTTTTTCACAAAAAAGACCAATTTTATTTGTTTTTGGTACAGGGCAGGGGTTATCTAATGAAATTTTAGATAAAAGCGATTACTTGCTATTACCCATAAAGGGATTATCCGATTATAACCATTTGTCTGTTCGGTCTGCAGCTGCTATAATTTTGGATAGATGGTTGGGTTTAAAAAACCGTGTTGAATAA
- the rplS gene encoding 50S ribosomal protein L19 — protein sequence MKATVLTKETILDYEIKDRKFPEFRVGDTIEVGQIVKEGNKQRVQLYKGDVIAISNNGISSTFTVRKLSADGVFVERIFPYYSPMIDGVAIVKTGDVRRAKLYYLRDKVGKMARIKEMVLTKEQKEAKAALSKE from the coding sequence ATGAAGGCTACAGTTCTTACAAAAGAGACAATTCTCGATTATGAGATAAAAGATAGAAAGTTTCCTGAATTTAGAGTTGGCGACACTATAGAAGTTGGCCAAATTGTAAAAGAAGGTAATAAACAAAGGGTTCAGCTTTACAAAGGTGATGTTATTGCGATCAGTAATAATGGAATTTCATCTACATTTACAGTCAGAAAGCTTAGTGCTGACGGTGTTTTTGTTGAAAGAATATTTCCATATTATTCGCCAATGATTGATGGCGTTGCAATTGTTAAAACCGGTGATGTAAGAAGAGCTAAACTTTATTATTTAAGAGATAAAGTTGGTAAAATGGCAAGAATTAAAGAAATGGTTTTAACAAAAGAGCAAAAAGAAGCTAAAGCAGCTTTGAGCAAAGAGTAA
- a CDS encoding C40 family peptidase, giving the protein MKKIIFIKIISINLIFVSINCMMPSSSTFSNNIEISIRQVCVPFTNLQKKPTKNNFKQEYPILSTDSPEIESQLLFGEYVFFENKKQKFNHEKWIFVYCLEQFNANLTPLTGWIKKKDSIRISDCNYDIYDNIKKNNFITITKPWCPIYSKNKDFLIAIPIGTRLNFIGVSTKKFSPEKITVSSTKDKIYIYSKNIMQHFKKPFKSIPKIANIRKNIKKIASEFLGMPYAWGGRTPYSENSCYQTSVDCSGFVNLLYRCCGLAIPRNSVELYKFCNKLNSGKELETGDFVFLADTKTKTIKHVLLSLENQKLQESIGSEKPYANRTIDFNNRFGKNKENIKSGDIIGKRIIYFGSVLNDEEKIKQINELFLNCELILANKDNVEIND; this is encoded by the coding sequence ATGAAGAAAATAATTTTTATTAAAATAATCTCAATTAATCTAATATTTGTATCAATAAATTGTATGATGCCTAGCAGCTCAACTTTTTCAAATAATATAGAAATAAGCATAAGACAAGTTTGTGTGCCATTTACCAACTTACAAAAAAAACCTACAAAAAATAATTTCAAACAAGAATATCCGATATTATCAACTGATTCACCGGAAATAGAATCCCAACTATTATTTGGCGAATATGTGTTCTTTGAAAATAAAAAACAAAAATTTAATCACGAAAAATGGATATTTGTTTACTGTTTGGAACAGTTCAATGCCAATTTAACACCTCTAACTGGATGGATTAAAAAAAAAGATTCTATTAGAATTAGCGACTGCAATTATGATATTTATGATAATATAAAAAAAAATAATTTTATAACCATAACAAAACCGTGGTGTCCAATTTATTCAAAAAATAAAGACTTTTTAATAGCCATTCCAATTGGCACCAGATTAAATTTTATTGGAGTATCAACTAAAAAATTTTCACCAGAAAAAATTACTGTTAGCTCAACAAAAGATAAAATATACATATATTCAAAAAACATTATGCAACATTTTAAAAAGCCATTTAAATCAATACCAAAAATTGCAAATATTCGAAAAAATATTAAAAAAATTGCATCAGAATTTTTAGGAATGCCATATGCATGGGGTGGAAGAACACCATACTCTGAAAATTCTTGCTATCAAACAAGTGTTGATTGTTCCGGGTTTGTTAATTTACTCTACAGGTGCTGTGGATTGGCAATTCCAAGAAATTCAGTAGAGCTATATAAATTTTGTAATAAATTAAATTCAGGTAAAGAATTAGAAACCGGAGATTTTGTATTTTTGGCTGATACTAAAACAAAGACAATAAAACATGTTTTATTGTCTTTAGAAAATCAAAAATTACAAGAATCTATAGGTTCTGAAAAACCATATGCAAACAGAACCATCGATTTTAATAACCGTTTTGGTAAAAACAAAGAAAATATTAAATCCGGAGATATAATTGGAAAAAGAATTATATATTTTGGTTCTGTATTAAATGATGAAGAAAAAATAAAACAAATAAATGAACTATTTTTAAACTGTGAACTAATTTTAGCAAATAAAGATAATGTAGAAATTAACGATTAA
- a CDS encoding deoxyribodipyrimidine photo-lyase — MKENIKKRSICFIFRNDLRLNDNLGLIEALKTKSNVLPLYLAENLNLFCKNNYNNQQFIVESLIDLDLQLDKFGSKLLIIKNIKDLESIINEYNIKAFYINKLYHPLHLKQELEILKLCKKNNLEFKSLHDFLLHDLDVNKKIYKVYTPFLIFFSKKQILVTQKNNYKNYFSKKYIKNHLLLKNILNKKNKNLHKHGGSSNALKIIKNIKNYKNYKDERDIPAIDGTTKLSAYINVGAISIRTVYHEIVKEFGNNHEIIRQLYWREFYYQLYYGMPELFNSVLRPRNIKWKQDKIFLNSWKNAKTGIELVDAGMKELNVSGFMHNRIRMLTANYLALKKWINWELGEKYFAEKLTDYDPILNNGNWQYMAQVGANMAPFPRVLNPELQQKKFDKQKIYIKKWLTKD; from the coding sequence TTGAAAGAAAATATTAAAAAAAGATCGATTTGTTTTATATTTCGTAATGATTTACGATTGAATGATAATTTAGGATTGATAGAAGCATTAAAAACAAAAAGTAATGTTTTACCGTTATATTTGGCTGAAAATTTGAATTTATTTTGTAAAAATAATTATAATAATCAGCAATTTATAGTTGAATCATTAATAGATCTTGATTTACAGCTTGATAAATTTGGTTCCAAACTTTTAATAATAAAAAATATTAAAGACTTAGAATCTATTATAAATGAATATAATATTAAAGCTTTTTATATTAATAAATTGTATCATCCATTGCATCTAAAACAAGAATTAGAAATTTTAAAATTATGTAAAAAAAATAATTTAGAATTTAAATCGTTACATGATTTTTTGTTACATGATCTAGACGTAAACAAAAAAATATATAAAGTTTATACTCCATTTTTAATTTTTTTTTCAAAAAAACAAATTTTGGTTACTCAGAAAAATAATTATAAAAATTATTTTTCTAAAAAATATATCAAAAATCATTTATTGCTAAAAAATATATTAAATAAAAAAAATAAAAATTTACATAAACATGGTGGATCATCAAATGCTTTAAAGATAATTAAAAATATAAAAAATTATAAAAACTATAAAGATGAGCGAGATATTCCTGCAATCGATGGAACTACTAAGCTATCTGCTTATATAAATGTTGGAGCCATATCTATAAGAACAGTTTATCATGAAATTGTAAAAGAATTTGGTAATAATCATGAAATAATACGACAACTTTATTGGCGTGAATTTTATTATCAGCTTTATTACGGTATGCCGGAATTATTTAATTCGGTATTAAGACCAAGAAATATTAAATGGAAACAAGATAAGATTTTTTTAAATTCGTGGAAAAATGCTAAAACGGGAATTGAACTTGTGGATGCTGGAATGAAAGAATTAAATGTTTCAGGATTTATGCATAATAGAATTAGAATGTTAACCGCAAACTATTTAGCTTTAAAAAAATGGATTAATTGGGAATTAGGTGAAAAATATTTTGCTGAAAAACTTACTGATTATGATCCCATATTAAATAATGGGAATTGGCAGTATATGGCTCAGGTTGGTGCAAATATGGCCCCTTTTCCAAGGGTATTAAATCCTGAATTGCAACAAAAAAAGTTTGA